A stretch of the Rhodothermales bacterium genome encodes the following:
- the ligA gene encoding NAD-dependent DNA ligase LigA: MTLLERTRSLQEATEGLDVKRLSERDAREWVSRLTTVLSEHADRYYALDDPLISDAEYDALIDILKQFEKTFPSLRKEDSPTRRVGAPPLDAFRKVAHPEPMLSLGNAFSTGDLTAWYERCRRRLEVGDDDLEMVAEPKIDGLAVALTYEDGILVRGATRGDGRTGEDITANVRTIKSVPLELSGEQVPQRVEVRGEVYFSRAAFDWLNERLRKEGGKPFANPRNAAAGSLRLLDSRITAGRPLSFFAYAMGPSSRVPATTHSGLLESLRSWGFEVNDHVALFPSMDAVPSYCEGLSDRRDELDYEIDGVVLKVNRLDLQAELGNVSNAPRWAIAYKFAARETTTLLEDIIVNVGRTGQMTPEAVLKPVAIGGVTVSQATLHNFDYIRERDIRPGDTVTVRRAGDVIPQVMGPVVAARTGKEDPWTPPTTCPECGTPLERLDGEVDWYCVSADCPQQFVRLLEHFASRSALDIEGLGAKLAVQLAEAGLVRHLDDVFRLAAEDLLGLDGFAERKAEKLIQAIQAARECSLSRLLFGLGIRHVGKTTAEVLVSSFDSMDALGQATTADLEQVDGVGHVIAQSVHDWFQREDNQRLLRALKDVGVNMRRLEGEQPVLVADAGSNDALHGRTVVVTGTLPTLSRQEAESLVKRFGGRTASSVSRKTSFVVVGENAGSKASKAAELGIPMISEQDLLDMITNRAE, translated from the coding sequence ATGACGTTGCTGGAACGTACACGCTCCCTGCAAGAGGCCACGGAGGGATTGGATGTAAAACGTCTTTCGGAGCGAGACGCACGGGAATGGGTATCCCGCCTGACAACGGTCCTGTCCGAACACGCGGACCGCTATTATGCCTTGGATGATCCACTGATTTCGGATGCCGAATACGATGCACTGATCGACATTCTGAAGCAATTCGAGAAGACGTTCCCGTCATTGCGGAAGGAGGACTCGCCGACACGCCGGGTGGGCGCGCCTCCGCTGGATGCGTTCCGCAAGGTGGCCCATCCGGAACCGATGCTGTCTCTGGGAAATGCGTTCTCGACAGGGGATCTGACGGCTTGGTACGAGCGGTGTCGACGCCGTCTGGAGGTGGGTGATGACGACCTGGAAATGGTGGCTGAGCCCAAAATTGACGGACTGGCCGTTGCCCTGACCTATGAAGATGGCATCCTGGTCCGGGGAGCTACACGAGGGGATGGGAGAACCGGAGAGGATATCACCGCGAACGTGCGGACCATCAAATCCGTGCCGTTGGAACTGTCCGGTGAGCAGGTACCGCAACGCGTGGAGGTGCGCGGTGAGGTCTATTTTTCGCGAGCCGCGTTTGACTGGCTCAACGAGCGACTGCGAAAGGAGGGGGGCAAGCCGTTCGCCAACCCACGGAATGCCGCAGCGGGATCATTGCGCCTGCTGGATTCAAGGATCACGGCCGGCAGACCGTTGTCATTCTTCGCCTACGCCATGGGACCGTCGAGCCGGGTCCCGGCCACGACCCATTCCGGACTGCTGGAATCACTTCGATCATGGGGGTTTGAAGTCAACGATCATGTGGCATTGTTTCCTTCCATGGATGCCGTCCCGTCCTATTGCGAGGGGTTGTCCGACCGCCGTGATGAACTGGACTACGAAATTGATGGCGTAGTGCTGAAGGTGAACCGACTTGACCTTCAGGCTGAGCTCGGGAACGTCTCGAATGCCCCGCGGTGGGCCATTGCCTACAAGTTCGCCGCTCGGGAGACCACCACGTTGCTGGAGGATATTATAGTCAATGTGGGCAGGACCGGTCAGATGACTCCGGAAGCGGTCCTGAAACCGGTAGCCATTGGCGGCGTCACCGTTTCCCAGGCCACGCTCCACAATTTTGACTACATCCGTGAACGGGACATCCGACCCGGGGACACGGTCACCGTCCGACGGGCCGGGGATGTCATCCCGCAGGTCATGGGTCCAGTCGTTGCTGCGCGAACGGGAAAGGAAGACCCATGGACGCCCCCCACGACGTGTCCGGAGTGCGGCACGCCCCTGGAACGCCTGGATGGCGAAGTGGACTGGTACTGTGTTTCGGCGGACTGTCCGCAGCAGTTCGTCCGGCTGCTTGAGCATTTTGCTTCGCGGAGTGCATTGGATATCGAGGGACTCGGGGCCAAACTGGCCGTCCAATTGGCCGAAGCCGGTTTGGTCAGGCATCTGGATGATGTGTTCCGCCTGGCGGCCGAAGACCTGCTCGGGCTGGACGGATTCGCAGAGCGGAAGGCAGAGAAGTTGATTCAAGCCATACAGGCTGCCCGCGAATGCTCCCTGTCCAGACTCCTGTTCGGTCTGGGTATCCGGCATGTCGGAAAGACGACGGCGGAAGTGCTTGTTTCCTCATTCGATTCGATGGATGCACTTGGCCAGGCGACGACAGCTGATCTGGAGCAGGTCGACGGCGTTGGCCATGTGATTGCCCAGAGCGTACATGATTGGTTCCAACGCGAGGACAACCAGCGATTGCTGCGTGCCCTGAAGGATGTCGGTGTCAATATGCGCCGGCTCGAGGGAGAGCAGCCGGTCTTGGTCGCGGACGCCGGGTCGAACGACGCTCTTCACGGAAGGACTGTTGTCGTTACAGGCACACTTCCCACCTTGAGTCGGCAGGAGGCCGAATCCCTGGTGAAGCGGTTCGGGGGGCGGACGGCGTCTTCGGTATCCCGAAAGACCAGTTTTGTCGTGGTCGGCGAGAACGCGGGATCGAAGGCCTCGAAAGCCGCCGAATTGGGGATCCCCATGATTTCAGAGCAGGACCTCCTTGACATGATCACAAACCGGGCCGAATAA
- a CDS encoding sodium:solute symporter, which translates to MLTFLDAAVLVVYLAAVVIFGIRIAGKQTSTKDYFMGGRQMPWWAICFSIVATETSTLTIIGIPAVAYAGTLTFFQITFGYLLGRVLVSLYLLPRYYSGEVGTAYAFLGTRFGPRLQGVASVTFLVTRLLADGVRLFATAIPIKVIAASAGMDLGYPIIILGIGILTAAYTYVGGLKAVVWMDVVQMSVYLLGAILTLVLVGGAVDVPVWETLKAAGKTDLFFHSLDPFVLLSQPYVTITAVIGGAIFSMASHGTDQLIVQRLLACRSLADARKALIGSALFVMVQFAAFLAVGAMLWLYYDGASIGDLGLTRADEVFPKFIVEGLPTGLAGLVLAGIIAAAMSTLSSSLNALASSSVLDLFTERFARLTEDRKLRVSRLLTLVWALVFVFFATLFENQQNPVVELGLSIASFTYGALLGGFLLGLWTSRPNEGDAIAAFLVSVGAMVVIIFGVWMTPDGSFVFSLFPDATEKAGLVAVAWPWYTAIGAGIALLTGSTLSLRHR; encoded by the coding sequence ATGCTGACCTTCCTCGATGCCGCCGTCCTGGTGGTCTATCTGGCTGCGGTGGTCATTTTCGGGATACGCATTGCCGGGAAACAGACCAGCACCAAGGACTATTTCATGGGCGGCAGGCAGATGCCGTGGTGGGCCATCTGTTTTTCAATCGTCGCCACGGAAACGAGCACGCTGACCATCATCGGCATTCCGGCCGTGGCCTATGCCGGTACGCTGACCTTCTTCCAGATCACGTTTGGTTACCTGCTGGGTCGCGTCTTGGTATCGCTCTACCTGTTGCCGAGGTACTATTCGGGAGAAGTCGGCACGGCATACGCGTTCCTGGGCACACGTTTCGGACCGCGTCTCCAGGGCGTGGCATCGGTGACCTTCCTGGTGACCCGGCTGCTGGCAGACGGGGTACGATTGTTCGCGACCGCCATTCCGATCAAGGTCATCGCAGCATCGGCGGGCATGGATTTAGGATATCCGATCATCATTCTGGGTATTGGTATCCTGACGGCCGCCTACACGTACGTCGGTGGACTCAAGGCCGTTGTCTGGATGGATGTGGTCCAGATGTCGGTGTACCTTCTGGGTGCGATCCTGACGCTCGTATTGGTCGGCGGCGCAGTCGATGTGCCTGTATGGGAAACCCTGAAGGCAGCGGGAAAAACCGATTTGTTCTTCCACAGTTTGGATCCTTTCGTCCTGCTCTCGCAGCCATACGTCACCATCACGGCGGTAATTGGAGGTGCTATTTTCTCCATGGCCTCCCATGGCACGGATCAACTGATCGTTCAACGTCTCCTGGCATGCCGGAGTCTTGCTGACGCGAGGAAAGCACTGATCGGAAGTGCGTTATTCGTAATGGTGCAGTTTGCGGCGTTTCTGGCGGTTGGTGCCATGCTGTGGCTGTATTATGATGGCGCGTCCATCGGCGATCTGGGGCTGACGCGAGCGGACGAGGTCTTTCCGAAATTCATCGTGGAGGGTCTGCCGACCGGGCTCGCCGGATTGGTACTCGCCGGCATCATCGCGGCGGCCATGAGTACCCTCTCGTCCAGCCTGAATGCTTTGGCGTCGTCGTCCGTACTGGATCTGTTCACGGAACGATTCGCGCGCTTGACCGAGGACCGGAAGCTGCGTGTATCACGGCTGTTGACGCTGGTTTGGGCACTCGTCTTTGTCTTCTTTGCCACGTTGTTCGAGAATCAACAGAACCCCGTGGTCGAACTGGGACTGTCCATTGCCAGCTTCACGTATGGAGCCCTGTTGGGTGGATTCCTGCTGGGCCTGTGGACGAGCCGGCCCAATGAGGGGGATGCCATTGCCGCATTCCTGGTGTCCGTCGGGGCCATGGTGGTCATTATTTTCGGCGTGTGGATGACTCCGGATGGATCCTTCGTGTTTTCCTTGTTTCCCGATGCGACAGAAAAGGCGGGATTGGTGGCCGTTGCATGGCCGTGGTATACGGCCATAGGAGCCGGCATCGCCCTGCTCACCGGATCAACCCTCTCATTGCGGCATAGGTAG
- a CDS encoding HDIG domain-containing protein, giving the protein MADFPFISFLKPRSKPVGSNLERGDQDGRKRVRRHWMVKGGLMVMVVVAAMIVFPRAQVYEYTAQVDDIWRQDNLHAPFRFPILKTERTMASERARIRTEIPPIFRDNPDAGQETRARVADLERMFEDLFTAYAAFQSNRLRGRDSLATQDSVTFRAVQSNMDISLRPAEWQRLLDSYVATVPGLVTRTRTTEVERVDRRLLRDVLRLTTELQGTGILDVVKDSVSSEAITVRSDLTRRQSEVPKRNVWGRNEALREIQTRLQSLYVADSELQSMGLSVFNQIVQPNLIYDERATLERWSEQENLIIPNQDIVRQNEVIVRRGDIITEDVQRKLLSLEAELRERSGAQLQWRRLLGQFIMTLGTFLIFFLYLYFLRRPIFDDNRLILLITLLMTGIIGLFGVALRLALVDMYIVPVAVVSILLTVMFDSRVALFGTITLGLLGGHLLNSDFSYAFATIFAGTLGIFSVRDIRNRSQFFLSAGLVFLGYLAVLSAGLLLVSKPLDRFTDELFFVTINAILLLLAYPLLWVFERAFDVTTDLTLLELSDTNRPLLKELSLRAPGTFNHVLQVANMAEAASMAIDANALLTRVGALYHDIGKMLKPEYFVENQRSGVNPHDALKPRMSALIIASHVKEGIELGKQYKLPQAVLDFIPMHHGTTRMEYFYRRALDRQKAGESEVSEAEFRYPGPKPNSKETSILMLADSVEAASRTLENPTHKRLENLIEAIVEARREDGQLDDTELTFADLRVIKQSFLSVLLGTYHVRVRYPGDESEDGAAPGRLPDQITDALNG; this is encoded by the coding sequence GTGGCTGATTTCCCATTCATATCCTTCCTTAAGCCCCGTTCGAAGCCCGTCGGCTCCAATCTGGAACGAGGCGACCAGGACGGACGCAAGCGCGTTCGTCGGCACTGGATGGTCAAAGGGGGGCTCATGGTCATGGTGGTCGTCGCCGCAATGATTGTTTTCCCGAGGGCACAGGTGTACGAATACACCGCCCAGGTCGACGACATCTGGCGTCAGGACAATCTGCATGCACCGTTCCGATTTCCGATCCTGAAAACGGAACGGACCATGGCCTCGGAACGAGCCCGGATCCGGACGGAAATACCGCCGATTTTCCGGGACAACCCCGACGCCGGGCAGGAGACGCGGGCGAGAGTTGCCGATCTGGAGCGGATGTTCGAGGATCTTTTCACGGCATATGCCGCCTTCCAGTCCAACAGACTCCGTGGTAGGGATTCTCTCGCGACCCAGGATTCCGTGACGTTCCGGGCTGTCCAGTCGAACATGGATATTTCGCTCCGGCCCGCTGAATGGCAGCGGCTCCTTGACTCCTATGTTGCGACCGTCCCGGGTCTCGTCACGCGAACCCGAACCACCGAGGTAGAGCGCGTGGACAGGCGTCTTCTGAGGGATGTCCTGCGACTGACCACCGAGCTGCAGGGAACCGGCATCCTGGATGTCGTGAAGGATTCGGTTTCATCAGAAGCAATTACGGTACGCAGTGATCTGACCCGGCGGCAGTCCGAAGTACCCAAGCGCAATGTGTGGGGACGGAACGAAGCACTTCGGGAGATCCAGACACGGCTTCAGAGCCTGTACGTGGCGGATTCGGAACTGCAATCCATGGGTCTTTCCGTCTTCAACCAGATTGTCCAGCCGAACCTGATCTATGACGAACGGGCTACGTTGGAGCGATGGAGCGAGCAGGAGAACCTCATCATCCCGAATCAGGATATCGTTCGACAGAACGAGGTGATTGTCCGACGCGGGGACATCATTACGGAGGATGTGCAGCGTAAACTGCTTTCGCTTGAGGCGGAATTGCGTGAGCGTTCAGGCGCCCAATTGCAGTGGCGACGGTTGCTGGGCCAATTCATCATGACGCTGGGCACGTTCCTGATCTTTTTCCTCTACCTGTACTTCCTTCGCAGGCCGATTTTCGATGACAACCGATTGATCCTGCTCATCACGCTGCTGATGACGGGCATCATTGGCCTGTTTGGTGTTGCGCTTCGGTTGGCACTCGTCGATATGTACATCGTACCCGTAGCGGTCGTGTCCATCCTGCTCACGGTGATGTTCGACTCCCGGGTTGCGCTCTTTGGTACGATTACCCTCGGTTTGTTGGGTGGGCACCTGCTGAACTCCGATTTTTCCTACGCATTCGCAACGATTTTCGCGGGTACCCTCGGTATTTTCAGCGTTCGGGACATCCGGAACAGGAGTCAGTTCTTCCTGAGCGCAGGCCTGGTCTTCCTGGGTTACCTGGCCGTGCTGTCTGCAGGGTTGCTGCTCGTGAGCAAGCCACTGGACCGGTTCACGGATGAGTTGTTCTTTGTGACCATCAATGCCATACTTCTGTTGCTTGCCTACCCGCTGTTGTGGGTCTTCGAGCGTGCGTTCGATGTCACGACCGATCTCACGCTGCTTGAACTCTCGGACACGAACAGACCGTTGCTCAAGGAACTCAGCCTTCGTGCACCGGGCACGTTCAACCATGTCTTGCAGGTAGCCAACATGGCAGAGGCGGCGTCCATGGCCATAGATGCGAATGCCTTGTTGACGCGTGTAGGAGCACTCTATCATGATATCGGGAAAATGCTCAAGCCCGAGTATTTCGTTGAAAACCAACGGTCCGGGGTAAATCCGCACGATGCATTGAAGCCACGAATGAGTGCGCTGATCATTGCTTCGCATGTCAAGGAGGGGATTGAGTTGGGCAAGCAGTACAAGCTGCCCCAGGCCGTGCTCGACTTCATCCCCATGCATCACGGGACCACGCGGATGGAGTATTTCTACCGTCGGGCACTTGATCGGCAGAAAGCCGGTGAATCGGAAGTCTCGGAAGCAGAATTCAGGTATCCTGGCCCCAAGCCCAATTCCAAGGAAACCAGCATTCTCATGTTGGCCGATTCTGTGGAGGCAGCCAGCCGAACGCTGGAAAATCCGACGCACAAGCGCCTGGAGAATCTGATTGAGGCCATCGTGGAAGCCCGACGCGAGGATGGGCAGTTGGACGACACGGAATTGACGTTCGCCGATCTGCGCGTCATCAAACAGTCATTCCTGTCCGTGCTGCTCGGAACGTACCACGTCCGTGTGCGCTATCCCGGTGACGAATCGGAAGACGGCGCCGCTCCAGGCCGTTTACCGGACCAGATTACGGATGCGCTCAACGGTTGA
- a CDS encoding GntR family transcriptional regulator, with protein sequence MIRIDSRSDVPVHVQLATRIRYLIANGDIRQGERLPATRTLAGQLGISFHTVRRAYQDLAADGMVESRAGSGFTVLDPSPLGKSDRMERGARILNDALQLLVGLGLDESEIDYLMEEQKALLETDEEQVRVVVAASYRELALACAESASVLLQRTCDGVLLSELDAHADADFLLVPFRNMRSAMSRLTGADVIGIQYEMDDHALSAISRLLENETLGLVTRHVDAIGPLTSELRALTRFSGQVMAMSVEEGETNLGPLVKSCELLIYTAGAHRRIRPFLDRARSHRMLDIRLSTSTVERIRNLVR encoded by the coding sequence ATGATCCGGATAGATTCCCGTTCGGACGTTCCGGTCCATGTCCAGTTGGCCACCCGGATCCGCTACCTCATTGCCAATGGTGACATCCGTCAAGGGGAGCGACTTCCCGCTACACGGACCCTGGCGGGTCAACTCGGAATATCCTTCCACACCGTCAGACGGGCTTATCAGGATCTGGCCGCCGACGGTATGGTCGAATCCCGGGCCGGCAGCGGCTTCACGGTATTGGATCCGTCGCCTTTGGGCAAGTCGGATCGTATGGAGCGAGGTGCACGCATCCTTAACGACGCCTTGCAACTGCTGGTTGGTCTCGGACTGGATGAGTCGGAAATCGATTATCTGATGGAAGAGCAGAAGGCACTCCTCGAAACGGATGAGGAACAGGTGCGCGTGGTTGTGGCCGCGTCGTACCGGGAACTTGCCTTGGCCTGTGCTGAATCGGCATCCGTCCTCCTGCAGCGTACCTGTGACGGGGTCCTGCTTTCCGAATTGGATGCCCACGCCGATGCCGACTTCCTCCTGGTCCCGTTCAGGAATATGCGCTCGGCCATGTCCCGGCTGACAGGGGCCGACGTGATCGGCATTCAATACGAAATGGATGACCACGCCCTCTCCGCCATCTCGCGACTGCTGGAAAATGAGACCCTGGGACTGGTCACGCGTCATGTGGACGCCATTGGGCCGCTCACCTCGGAACTGAGGGCCTTGACCCGGTTCAGTGGACAGGTCATGGCCATGTCCGTGGAGGAAGGCGAAACCAATCTCGGTCCCCTCGTCAAATCCTGCGAATTGCTCATTTACACGGCTGGGGCGCATCGCCGAATCCGACCCTTCCTGGACCGGGCCCGATCCCACCGGATGCTGGACATCCGGTTGTCGACGTCAACCGTTGAGCGCATCCGTAATCTGGTCCGGTAA
- a CDS encoding dihydrodipicolinate reductase gives MKTTYRVVQFGLGPIGLECVRTLLAKSNGIELVGAIDIDPAKAGKDVADLLGLSEPTGVIVQADAAACLAETKPDVVVHTTSSFLASMYDQLLLCARAGAHVVSSTEELAYPYRRHPAISAELDTVARENGVTLLGTGVNPGYAMDALALMATGVCSDVHRVAVHREVDAGKRRLPLQRKVGAGITTAEFEAKKATGQFGHIGLVESLYMVAAGLGWEIDEMTEELEPVVSGRQVVTPFLTVEPGQVAGIHHHAHGFVNGQEVLTLDLRMFVGAENPRDAVSVTGNPPIELEVKGGIFGDTATVAALVNGIPLVADAGPGLKTVKDVPLLRAFATTPK, from the coding sequence ATGAAAACGACTTATCGCGTAGTCCAGTTCGGACTCGGCCCCATCGGACTGGAATGCGTCCGGACCCTGCTTGCCAAGAGCAACGGAATTGAACTGGTCGGTGCCATCGACATCGATCCGGCGAAGGCCGGAAAAGATGTAGCCGATTTACTGGGGCTCTCCGAGCCGACTGGTGTGATTGTGCAAGCCGACGCCGCAGCGTGCCTGGCGGAAACGAAACCGGATGTCGTCGTCCATACGACGTCGTCGTTCCTCGCCTCCATGTACGACCAACTGCTCTTGTGTGCCCGTGCAGGCGCCCACGTCGTATCGTCCACGGAGGAGTTGGCGTACCCTTACCGTCGCCACCCCGCCATTTCTGCCGAATTGGACACCGTCGCCCGGGAGAATGGCGTGACGCTGCTTGGCACGGGCGTCAATCCCGGGTATGCCATGGATGCCCTCGCTCTCATGGCCACAGGCGTTTGCTCCGACGTACACCGGGTAGCCGTCCATCGCGAAGTCGATGCCGGAAAACGACGTCTGCCGCTTCAACGAAAGGTAGGCGCCGGCATCACCACCGCTGAATTCGAAGCCAAGAAAGCCACGGGACAGTTCGGCCACATCGGACTCGTTGAGTCCCTGTACATGGTCGCGGCTGGCCTCGGCTGGGAAATCGACGAGATGACGGAAGAACTGGAGCCCGTCGTTTCGGGAAGACAGGTGGTGACGCCGTTCCTCACCGTAGAACCGGGCCAGGTCGCCGGCATCCACCACCACGCACATGGCTTCGTGAACGGACAGGAGGTCCTGACCCTGGATCTGCGCATGTTTGTCGGAGCCGAAAATCCACGGGATGCTGTCAGTGTGACAGGAAACCCTCCGATTGAACTGGAAGTCAAAGGCGGTATATTCGGGGATACGGCGACCGTCGCCGCCCTGGTCAATGGCATCCCGCTGGTTGCGGATGCGGGCCCTGGACTCAAGACCGTCAAGGATGTCCCCCTTCTGAGGGCCTTTGCTACCACACCGAAATAG
- the pruA gene encoding L-glutamate gamma-semialdehyde dehydrogenase: MNEPVRTYEPGSPDRVALRARLASMRKETFDIPAVIGGKEIHTGKTHDVVAPHDLALKLGVAHEVDGPEIQSAIASSMSARADWAGMHWTDRAAVFLRAAELLAGPWRDTINAATMLGQSKNTMQAEIDAACELIDFFRFNVHFMEQIYQDQPISDAGIWNRSQYRALEGFVFAVAPFNFTSISGNLAAAPALMGNTVLWKPASTSILSSWYIYKLLEAAGLPPGVINMIPGPGPTVGQHVFASEHLAGLHFTGSTGTFQFMWKTIGTNIAGYRSYPRIVGETGGKDFILMHPSAGAEEVATAIVRGGFEYQGQKCSAASRVFIPKSRWGAVRESMTAQLAEVKMGPVEDFTNFVNAVIDRKAFDSITGYIDHAKQSPDVEIVAGGSYSDKEGYFIEPTVLLTTDPRYRTMCEEIFGPVVTVFVYDDAKFEETMTLIDTSSPYALTGAIFARDRAVIARATEALGDNAGNFYINDKPTGAVVGQQPFGGARASGTNDKAGSYLNLVRWVSARSIKENFNPPTHFAYPFHGADAGDSPIT, from the coding sequence GTGAACGAGCCGGTCCGCACCTACGAGCCCGGTTCGCCGGATCGTGTCGCCTTGCGTGCCCGGTTGGCTTCCATGCGGAAGGAAACCTTTGATATTCCAGCCGTCATCGGGGGCAAGGAAATCCATACGGGAAAGACCCATGACGTCGTGGCACCGCATGACCTCGCCTTGAAATTGGGTGTGGCCCATGAGGTCGATGGCCCCGAAATCCAGTCGGCCATCGCGTCGTCCATGTCGGCCCGTGCCGACTGGGCCGGGATGCACTGGACGGATCGAGCGGCCGTCTTCCTGCGTGCCGCCGAGTTGCTTGCGGGGCCGTGGCGCGACACCATCAATGCCGCCACCATGCTCGGCCAGAGCAAGAACACTATGCAGGCGGAAATCGATGCGGCATGCGAACTCATCGATTTTTTCCGGTTCAATGTTCATTTCATGGAGCAGATCTACCAGGATCAGCCCATTTCCGACGCCGGTATCTGGAATCGGTCCCAGTATCGCGCCCTCGAGGGTTTCGTCTTTGCCGTGGCGCCGTTCAACTTCACGTCGATCTCCGGCAATCTTGCCGCGGCACCGGCCCTCATGGGCAACACGGTGCTTTGGAAACCGGCCAGCACATCCATCCTGAGCTCGTGGTACATCTACAAACTCCTTGAAGCCGCCGGTTTGCCGCCTGGGGTCATCAACATGATTCCGGGTCCTGGTCCGACGGTGGGGCAACACGTGTTCGCCAGCGAACACCTTGCTGGACTCCACTTCACCGGATCGACCGGTACGTTCCAGTTCATGTGGAAAACGATCGGTACCAATATTGCCGGCTACCGTTCGTACCCCCGGATTGTCGGTGAGACCGGTGGCAAGGACTTCATCCTCATGCACCCCAGCGCGGGCGCTGAGGAGGTCGCGACCGCCATCGTTCGCGGCGGATTCGAGTATCAGGGACAGAAGTGTTCGGCCGCATCCCGTGTCTTCATCCCCAAGTCCCGCTGGGGCGCAGTCCGGGAAAGCATGACGGCCCAGTTGGCGGAAGTCAAGATGGGACCGGTCGAGGACTTCACGAACTTCGTGAATGCCGTCATCGACCGAAAAGCCTTCGACAGCATTACGGGATACATTGATCACGCCAAGCAATCACCCGACGTGGAAATCGTGGCCGGGGGTTCTTATTCGGACAAGGAAGGCTATTTCATCGAGCCTACCGTGCTGCTCACGACGGATCCGCGCTATCGGACCATGTGTGAGGAAATCTTCGGGCCCGTCGTCACGGTTTTCGTGTATGACGACGCGAAGTTCGAAGAAACCATGACATTGATCGATACGTCGAGCCCCTACGCGCTGACCGGTGCTATCTTCGCCCGCGATCGTGCCGTCATCGCCCGTGCCACGGAGGCACTGGGAGACAACGCCGGCAATTTCTACATCAATGACAAGCCGACGGGAGCCGTAGTCGGGCAACAGCCATTCGGTGGTGCCCGTGCCTCGGGCACGAACGATAAAGCAGGTTCCTATCTGAATCTCGTGCGCTGGGTATCGGCCCGGTCCATCAAGGAAAACTTCAATCCACCCACCCATTTTGCCTATCCGTTCCATGGAGCGGATGCCGGTGACTCTCCCATCACATGA